In one Poecilia reticulata strain Guanapo linkage group LG8, Guppy_female_1.0+MT, whole genome shotgun sequence genomic region, the following are encoded:
- the LOC103468354 gene encoding G-protein coupled receptor 183-like, producing the protein MERYTLPLNSTSVPAQLPYNTTVYMNASFKPFSVFEGCDMYIEAILFDLTFQAINVVVGIPANLLVIAILIHNRKEPSTSDLFLGCLAFMDAYFGSMTPLSFLNLYLWQSKEVWLAIKFSFGVKDTSGPLFLSCICLDRFVAVLFPIAFGQLKSIKYRLGLTLLVLCLTFAYSAAKTVGGLPNFEKVFTGEVLAAFAWMVLCNASILWVLKKSRGVGKDEMHPMKKRAFKMVLSILCIIVFNYLPLVALFPFEDHYTSDVFRCYVQPAGFAFLNISSTIQPLVYLSRLEKVPFLSEAFIKKFSSCISREKSKEVSEPKPSA; encoded by the coding sequence ATGGAGAGATACACCTTGCCTCTTAATTCAACCTCTGTTCCTGCACAACTCCCCTATAACACCACAGTTTATATGAACGCCTCTTTCAAACCTTTCAGTGTGTTTGAGGGCTGTGACATGTACATCGAGGCAATTCTGTTTGACCTTACCTTTCAGGCTATCAACGTAGTAGTGGGAATACCTGCCAACCTCCTTGTTATTGCGATTCTCATCCACAATCGCAAAGAACCGTCCACTTCGGACCTGTTCCTGGGCTGCTTGGCCTTCATGGATGCCTACTTTGGCAGCATGACGCCCCTCAGCTTCTTAAATCTTTACCTCTGGCAAAGCAAAGAGGTGTGGTTAGCGATTAAGTTTTCCTTCGGAGTAAAAGACACCAGCGGCCCGTTGTTTCTCTCTTGTATCTGCTTGGATCGATTTGTGGCGGTGCTCTTTCCGATTGCGTTTGGGCAGCTGAAGTCCATCAAGTACAGGTTGGGCCTCACCCTGCTGGTACTCTGCCTCACCTTTGCCTACTCTGCTGCCAAGACGGTGGGCGGTCTCCCCAACTTCGAGAAGGTGTTCACTGGTGAGGTCCTGGCAGCTTTCGCCTGGATGGTGCTGTGCAATGCAAGCATCTTATGGGTCCTGAAGAAATCCCGTGGCGTTGGGAAAGACGAAATGCACCCCATGAAGAAGAGGGCATTCAAGATGGTGCTCTCCATCCTCTGTATCATTGTGTTCAACTATCTGCCTCTCGTTGCACTGTTCCCATTCGAAGACCATTACACCTCTGATGTGTTTCGTTGCTATGTGCAGCCCGCTGGCTTCGCTTTTCTCAACATCAGCAGCACTATCCAGCCACTTGTCTACCTGTCCCGTCTGGAGAAGGTTCCTTTCCTCTCAGAAGCTTTTATTAAGAAATTTTCTTCCTGcatcagcagagagaaaagTAAAGAAGTCTCTGAACCAAAACCATCTGCTTAG